From the genome of Alosa sapidissima isolate fAloSap1 chromosome 14, fAloSap1.pri, whole genome shotgun sequence, one region includes:
- the LOC121681889 gene encoding guanylyl cyclase-activating protein 2-like, which produces MGQSESQSEDEEVDVSAIQTLYKSFIMECPSGSLYLHEFKKIFGIKNDDTPESLYMDNLFRSFDMNGDETMDFIEYVAALHLVLRGKLEDKLRWSFKVFDSDENGRLDRQELKRIIKIINRMKQGKMVDESGNHLTVEQICDRLFNAIDKNGDDHISLEEFLEGAQSDPWVRNCLRLDVNPCAWVNKHQEQITGYKKPLPSSKDTKLR; this is translated from the exons ATGGGCCAGTCTGAATCCCAAAGTGAAGATGAAGAGGTGGATGTCTCAGCCATACAAACTCTCTACAAAAGCTTTATTATGGAATGTCCCAGTGGCTCTTTGTATTTGCACGAATTCAAGAAAATATTTGGAATAAAAAATGACGACACTCCAGAATCTTTATACATGGATAATTTGTTTCGGTCATTCGACATGAACGGA GACGAGACAATGGACTTCATTGAATATGTAGCTGCCCTACATCTTGTTCTACGTGGAAAACTAGAGGATAAACTCCGATGGTCATTTAAAGTGTTTGACAGTGACGAAAACGGACGTCTAGACAGACAGGAGTTAAAGCGGATCATAAAG ATTATTAATAGGATGAAGCAGGGGAAAATGGTCGATGAATCAGGCAATCACCTCACTGTCGAACAAATATGTGACCGACTGTTTAATGCCATAGACAAAAACGGTGACG accaTATTTCCCTTGAGGAGTTTCTGGAGGGAGCCCAAAGTGACCCATGGGTGCGAAATTGCCTTAGGTTGGATGTGAACCCCTGTGCTTGGGTGAACAAGCATCAGGAACAGATCACAGGATACAAAAAGCCATTGCCTTCGTCTAAAGA